A stretch of the Medicago truncatula cultivar Jemalong A17 chromosome 5, MtrunA17r5.0-ANR, whole genome shotgun sequence genome encodes the following:
- the LOC11433553 gene encoding uncharacterized protein isoform X2 gives MAFGWLQLTGNLGSVVGGLFSVLIAPITVFGIAGWRISFHVVGLISIIVGTLVFIFAKDPHFEDKGTLAKDSNQVPKETFWSGVRDLLQEAKSVSRISSFQIIVAQGVTGSFPWSALSFAPMWLELTGFSHAKTAFLVALFVVASSVGGLFGGKMGDILSRHLPNSGRIILAQISSGSAIPLAAILLLGLPDDPSTALSHGLMLVILGLFISWNGPATNNPIFAEIVPERSRTSVYALDRSFESILSSFAPPAVGILSQHVYGYKPIPKGSSASQEILTDRENASSLAKSLYTAIGIPMALCCLIYSFLYKTYPRDRERARMEALIESEMQHIESDGLVVDKSEELSIGDYDGDGGDLDDEENILLYRQLTFSNLAD, from the exons ATGGCTTTTGGATGGCTTCAACTAACCGGAAATCTCGGTTCAGTTGTTGGTGGCCTCTTCTCAGTGTTGATAGCTCCAATAACAGTCTTTGGTATCGCTGGTTGGagaatttcatttcatgttgTTGGATTAATAAGCATTATAGTTGGTACTTTAGTTTTCATCTTTGCCAAAGATCCACATTTCGAAGATAAGGGCACACTGGCAAAAGATAGCAACCAAGTTCCAAAGGAAACATTTTGGTCTGGAGTAAGAGATTTGTTGCAGGAAGCCAAATCGGTTTCTAGGATTTCGTCTTTCCAGATAATTGTTGCACAGGGTGTTACTGGCTCCTTTCCTTGGTCGGCTTTGTCATTTGCGCCGATGTGGTTAGAGCTGACTGGCTTTTCACATGCAAAAACTGCTTTCCTCGTAGCTTTGTTTGTGGTTGCAAGTTCTGTTGGTGGTTTGTTTGGTGGTAAGATGGGAGATATCCTTTCAAGGCATCTTCCGAATTCAGGGAGGATAATTCTAGCACAGATAAGCTCCGGATCCGCGATCCCCTTGGCAGCGATTCTTTTGCTGGGTTTACCAGATGATCCATCTACAGCATTGTCACATGGTTTGATGCTCGTCATTTTGGGGCTCTTTATATCTTGGAATGGTCCTGCTACAAATAA TCCAATTTTTGCAGAGATAGTTCCAGAGAGATCCCGAACAAGTGTGTACGCATTGGACCGATCCTTCGAGTCTATACTATCATCTTTTGCTCCTCCTGCAGTGGGGATATTGTCTCAGCATGTTTACGGGTATAAGCCTATTCCCAAAGGATCTAGTGCATCTCAAGAGATTTTAACAGACAGAGAGAATGCTTCATCATTGGCAAAGTCTCTTTACACAGCAATAGGAATTCCAATGGCTCTATGCTGTTTAATctattcatttctttataagaCCTATCCGAGAGACAGAGAAAGAGCTAGGATGGAGGCTTTAATAGAATCGGAGATGCAGCATATTGAATCAGATGGGTTAGTCGTGGATAAGTCCGAGGAATTATCTATTGGAGATTATGATGGTGATGGAGGTGATCTTGATGATGAAGAGAATATATTGCTCTACAGGCAGTTGACATTCTCCAACTTAGCTGATTAG
- the LOC11433553 gene encoding protein spinster homolog 3 isoform X1: MKSETLTLVLVNLAGIMEKADESLLPGVYKEVGAALHTDPTGLGSLTLFRSIVQSSCYPIAAYLATRHNRAHVIALGAFLWAAATFLVAFSSTFFQVAVSRGLNGIGLALVTPAIQSLVADSTDDNNRGMAFGWLQLTGNLGSVVGGLFSVLIAPITVFGIAGWRISFHVVGLISIIVGTLVFIFAKDPHFEDKGTLAKDSNQVPKETFWSGVRDLLQEAKSVSRISSFQIIVAQGVTGSFPWSALSFAPMWLELTGFSHAKTAFLVALFVVASSVGGLFGGKMGDILSRHLPNSGRIILAQISSGSAIPLAAILLLGLPDDPSTALSHGLMLVILGLFISWNGPATNNPIFAEIVPERSRTSVYALDRSFESILSSFAPPAVGILSQHVYGYKPIPKGSSASQEILTDRENASSLAKSLYTAIGIPMALCCLIYSFLYKTYPRDRERARMEALIESEMQHIESDGLVVDKSEELSIGDYDGDGGDLDDEENILLYRQLTFSNLAD, translated from the exons ATGAAATCAGAAACATTAACACTTGTTTTGGTGAATCTAGCTGGAATAATGGAAAAAGCAGACGAATCATTACTTCCTGGTGTATACAAAGAAGTTGGTGCTGCTCTTCATACTGATCCTACAGGACTCGGTTCGCTTACTCTCTTTCGATCCATTGTTCAATCTTCTTGTTACCCAATTGCCGCGTATCTCGCCACGCGTCATAATCGTGCTCATGTTATTGCTCTTGGTGCTTTTCTTTGGGCTGCTGCTACTTTTCTTGTTGCcttctcctccactttctttcag GTAGCAGTTTCACGAGGATTAAATGGGATTGGTCTTGCACTTGTAACTCCTGCAATTCAGTCCCTAGTTGCAGACTCTACTGATGATAACAATCGTGGCATGGCTTTTGGATGGCTTCAACTAACCGGAAATCTCGGTTCAGTTGTTGGTGGCCTCTTCTCAGTGTTGATAGCTCCAATAACAGTCTTTGGTATCGCTGGTTGGagaatttcatttcatgttgTTGGATTAATAAGCATTATAGTTGGTACTTTAGTTTTCATCTTTGCCAAAGATCCACATTTCGAAGATAAGGGCACACTGGCAAAAGATAGCAACCAAGTTCCAAAGGAAACATTTTGGTCTGGAGTAAGAGATTTGTTGCAGGAAGCCAAATCGGTTTCTAGGATTTCGTCTTTCCAGATAATTGTTGCACAGGGTGTTACTGGCTCCTTTCCTTGGTCGGCTTTGTCATTTGCGCCGATGTGGTTAGAGCTGACTGGCTTTTCACATGCAAAAACTGCTTTCCTCGTAGCTTTGTTTGTGGTTGCAAGTTCTGTTGGTGGTTTGTTTGGTGGTAAGATGGGAGATATCCTTTCAAGGCATCTTCCGAATTCAGGGAGGATAATTCTAGCACAGATAAGCTCCGGATCCGCGATCCCCTTGGCAGCGATTCTTTTGCTGGGTTTACCAGATGATCCATCTACAGCATTGTCACATGGTTTGATGCTCGTCATTTTGGGGCTCTTTATATCTTGGAATGGTCCTGCTACAAATAA TCCAATTTTTGCAGAGATAGTTCCAGAGAGATCCCGAACAAGTGTGTACGCATTGGACCGATCCTTCGAGTCTATACTATCATCTTTTGCTCCTCCTGCAGTGGGGATATTGTCTCAGCATGTTTACGGGTATAAGCCTATTCCCAAAGGATCTAGTGCATCTCAAGAGATTTTAACAGACAGAGAGAATGCTTCATCATTGGCAAAGTCTCTTTACACAGCAATAGGAATTCCAATGGCTCTATGCTGTTTAATctattcatttctttataagaCCTATCCGAGAGACAGAGAAAGAGCTAGGATGGAGGCTTTAATAGAATCGGAGATGCAGCATATTGAATCAGATGGGTTAGTCGTGGATAAGTCCGAGGAATTATCTATTGGAGATTATGATGGTGATGGAGGTGATCTTGATGATGAAGAGAATATATTGCTCTACAGGCAGTTGACATTCTCCAACTTAGCTGATTAG